From Deinococcus ruber, a single genomic window includes:
- a CDS encoding heavy metal translocating P-type ATPase, whose product MATSAKHLDYFVEGMDCANCVQKVERMVTGLPGTADVRASFARQTLQLTLDESQTSREQLERDLKSLGYAASPVLTIKRTAPSGGLSYFVENMDCASCVQKVERMVTGLPGTADVRTSFARQTLQLTLDESQTSREQLERSLRSMGYAPSPLTESAPVENTDHPAASTHTPAADRAKSWYATAQGRLVVGSGVLLALAFVFSFIEPRFSVYGYVAATLLGTWPLLKKAVASARFGDPFSINMLVSTAALGAVLIGQAAEGAVVVFFFAVGELLEGVAAGRARAGIQALAALAPKTALLVTGTQVREVPADQLRVGQTVQVQPGARVPADGRIVSGTSSLDDSPVTGESVPVEKTIGDSVYAGSINGLSVLNVEVVTAAADNTIARIIHMVEEAEGSKAQTARFIDRFSRWYTPGVVAVAALVAILPPLLLGGVWHDWLYKGIALLLIGCPCALVLSVPAAITSGVSAGARRGLLIKGGAALERIGSVKTVAFDKTGTLTAGHPRVTDVLGLGLDRTEVLRLAAAVESGSTHPLAQAIRSEALSHDLALPPISNAQAIPGRAVSANVEGRTLSVASPRHAATLSVLGADVQAQIDAFEEQGRTTVVLLEGRVPLGVLALRDEARPDARAAIAELKAMGIRALMLTGDNTRTGRAIAAELGLDVQAELLPEDKLKIIGELKSAGGVAMVGDGINDAPALAASDVGIAMGGGTDVALETADAALLREQVSGIPDLIALSRATMQNIHLNIAFALGLKAIFLMTTLLGYTNLWMAILADTGATAIVTANALRLLSWKPRRLEARQKTEGVRAAQHA is encoded by the coding sequence ATGGCGACATCGGCTAAGCACCTCGATTATTTTGTCGAGGGAATGGACTGCGCCAACTGTGTGCAGAAGGTCGAACGGATGGTCACGGGGCTGCCGGGCACCGCAGACGTCAGAGCCAGTTTTGCCAGACAGACCTTGCAACTGACGCTGGACGAATCGCAGACTTCCCGCGAACAGCTGGAACGCGACCTCAAATCGCTGGGTTACGCTGCCAGTCCGGTGCTGACCATTAAGCGCACTGCGCCGTCTGGTGGCCTGAGCTATTTCGTGGAGAACATGGACTGCGCCAGCTGCGTGCAGAAGGTCGAGCGGATGGTGACGGGACTGCCGGGCACCGCAGATGTCAGAACCAGTTTTGCCAGACAGACGCTGCAACTGACGCTGGACGAATCGCAGACTTCCCGCGAACAGCTGGAACGCAGCCTCAGAAGTATGGGTTATGCCCCGTCGCCGCTGACAGAGAGTGCGCCCGTCGAAAACACCGACCACCCGGCGGCCAGCACCCACACCCCTGCAGCCGACCGAGCCAAATCCTGGTACGCCACCGCACAGGGAAGACTGGTGGTCGGCTCGGGCGTGCTGCTGGCCCTGGCCTTCGTATTCAGCTTTATCGAACCCCGCTTCTCGGTATACGGATATGTGGCGGCGACCCTGCTCGGTACCTGGCCGCTGCTCAAAAAAGCCGTCGCCAGTGCGCGTTTCGGTGATCCATTCAGCATCAATATGCTGGTCAGCACCGCTGCACTGGGAGCCGTACTGATCGGGCAGGCCGCCGAGGGCGCGGTGGTGGTGTTTTTCTTTGCCGTCGGAGAGCTGCTGGAAGGTGTGGCGGCAGGCAGGGCGCGGGCGGGCATTCAGGCGCTGGCGGCTCTTGCGCCCAAAACAGCGCTGCTCGTTACTGGAACGCAGGTTCGGGAAGTGCCCGCCGATCAGTTACGGGTGGGGCAGACCGTGCAGGTGCAGCCCGGAGCGCGGGTTCCTGCCGATGGACGCATCGTCAGCGGCACCTCCAGCCTCGACGACAGCCCGGTGACTGGCGAGAGTGTGCCCGTCGAAAAGACCATCGGGGACAGCGTGTATGCGGGCAGCATCAACGGTCTGAGCGTGCTGAACGTCGAAGTCGTGACGGCGGCTGCCGACAATACCATCGCCCGCATCATTCATATGGTCGAGGAAGCCGAGGGCAGCAAGGCTCAGACCGCCCGTTTCATCGACCGTTTCAGCCGCTGGTACACGCCGGGTGTAGTTGCCGTGGCTGCCCTGGTGGCGATTTTGCCGCCGCTGCTGCTGGGCGGTGTGTGGCACGACTGGCTGTACAAGGGCATTGCACTGCTGCTGATCGGCTGTCCGTGTGCGCTGGTGCTGAGCGTTCCGGCGGCCATTACCAGCGGCGTCAGTGCCGGGGCGCGGCGCGGTCTGCTGATCAAGGGCGGCGCGGCTCTGGAGCGCATCGGCAGCGTCAAAACGGTGGCGTTCGACAAGACCGGCACGCTGACTGCCGGGCATCCCCGCGTGACCGACGTGCTGGGACTGGGCCTCGACCGGACCGAGGTGCTGCGACTGGCGGCGGCAGTGGAGTCGGGCAGCACGCATCCGCTGGCACAGGCCATCCGGTCTGAGGCGCTCAGCCACGACCTTGCGCTGCCGCCGATCTCGAATGCTCAGGCGATTCCCGGCAGAGCCGTCAGCGCCAATGTCGAAGGACGGACGCTGAGTGTGGCCTCGCCGCGTCATGCCGCCACCCTGAGCGTGCTGGGCGCAGACGTTCAGGCTCAGATTGACGCCTTCGAGGAACAGGGGCGCACCACCGTCGTGCTGCTCGAAGGCAGGGTGCCACTCGGTGTGCTGGCCCTGCGCGACGAAGCCCGCCCGGACGCCCGCGCCGCCATTGCCGAACTGAAGGCGATGGGCATCCGGGCGCTGATGCTGACAGGCGATAACACCCGCACCGGGCGGGCCATTGCCGCCGAACTGGGGCTGGACGTACAGGCCGAACTGCTGCCGGAAGACAAGCTGAAGATCATCGGAGAGCTGAAGTCGGCGGGTGGTGTGGCGATGGTGGGCGACGGCATCAACGACGCGCCCGCCCTGGCTGCCTCCGACGTGGGCATCGCGATGGGCGGCGGTACCGATGTGGCACTGGAAACCGCCGACGCCGCCCTGCTGCGTGAGCAGGTATCGGGCATTCCCGATCTGATCGCTCTGTCACGCGCCACCATGCAGAATATTCACCTCAATATCGCGTTCGCCCTGGGCCTCAAGGCGATCTTCCTGATGACCACGCTGCTGGGCTACACCAACCTGTGGATGGCGATTCTGGCCGATACCGGAGCCACCGCCATCGTGACTGCCAATGCGCTGCGGCTATTGAGCTGGAAACCCAGACGCCTGGAAGCCCGGCAGAAGACGGAGGGCGTCCGGGCGGCGCAACATGCCTGA
- a CDS encoding HD-GYP domain-containing protein, with amino-acid sequence MRLALEAPDLGSAVSPTLQELVDRTAASGSAYFHSSNQVPTYHARAAAGALPEGPAMDAIMAHGLPADMPLMQALTQTRLPLFFDDTATVPEAAGFPALGVRSLAAAPVRHRNGSLIGAFLMHTFSPHAWSSDEAGLFTAVAETLAGLTARLAAEEDAVAAQESALRALGLGLEFKDHETLGHTDRVTDLALRLGRYLNLDARTLQALRWGSYLHDVGKLAVPDQVLLKPGQLDAAEWDIMRGHVREGSRFADALGFLPPSAHDVISGHHERWDGQGYPNRLAGVQIPLVARIFALCDVYDALTSNRPYKHAWTPEEAQAELAAQSGRHFDPDLCQAFLELLQHGSNDLQDS; translated from the coding sequence ATGCGTCTTGCTCTGGAGGCTCCAGACCTGGGCAGCGCCGTTTCTCCGACCCTACAGGAACTCGTGGACAGGACAGCTGCTTCCGGGTCGGCCTATTTCCACAGCAGCAATCAGGTGCCCACCTATCATGCGCGTGCCGCTGCCGGAGCGCTGCCCGAAGGCCCGGCAATGGACGCGATCATGGCACACGGACTGCCTGCCGATATGCCGCTGATGCAGGCGCTGACACAAACCCGTTTGCCGCTGTTCTTCGACGATACGGCGACTGTACCGGAAGCCGCCGGATTTCCTGCACTGGGCGTCCGGTCGCTGGCGGCAGCCCCGGTGCGTCACCGAAACGGCTCGCTGATCGGTGCATTTCTGATGCATACTTTCAGCCCTCATGCCTGGAGCAGCGATGAGGCAGGGCTGTTTACGGCAGTGGCCGAGACGCTGGCAGGTCTGACGGCCCGTCTGGCTGCCGAAGAAGACGCGGTGGCTGCACAGGAATCGGCGCTGCGGGCGCTGGGCCTGGGCCTGGAATTCAAGGATCATGAGACACTGGGCCACACCGACCGCGTGACTGATCTGGCACTGCGACTCGGCAGGTATCTGAACCTGGATGCCCGCACCCTTCAGGCGCTGCGCTGGGGCAGTTATCTGCACGATGTGGGCAAGCTGGCTGTGCCGGATCAGGTGCTGCTCAAGCCCGGCCAGCTGGACGCCGCCGAGTGGGACATCATGCGCGGGCATGTGCGGGAAGGATCGCGTTTTGCCGACGCACTGGGCTTTCTGCCCCCCAGCGCCCATGATGTGATTTCCGGACATCATGAACGCTGGGACGGCCAGGGATATCCCAACCGACTCGCGGGCGTGCAGATTCCGCTGGTGGCCCGGATTTTCGCCCTGTGCGATGTGTATGACGCACTGACCAGCAATCGTCCGTACAAACACGCCTGGACACCTGAGGAAGCGCAGGCCGAACTTGCGGCGCAGTCAGGACGGCACTTCGACCCCGATCTGTGCCAGGCATTTCTGGAGTTGCTCCAGCACGGCAGCAATGACCTTCAGGACTCGTAG
- a CDS encoding ATP-binding protein encodes MSSSDTLSLLTHLLESLPDAVLSVDSAWICTYINPQATTLLALPEKGAVGRSLWELVPAAQTPGVREEYMQAMQQRAARKFEFYASALHLWLEARVAPQPEGLSVMLRDVTARRSDDDQRQHLLNATHALSSGASEAEVIAAALDIGAGATGAYAGVVMRVRPDGTSIDLIGSRGYSQDLLNRWATLPMQDVFPITDAVRSNRPLFLGLQALTEQYPALGAARSDRTCAAAVLPLPAHGQVIGALALSFDHDRAWTPGDQTFLTSLSAQLALALERARSHDAEVRRAEQLTFLARASELLTATHAPKEVLEHIVHLVVPRLSDWCSLQLPLPSGEFELAALAHVDPAKLEAVRRYEARLPARWDDDRGAGKVFQTQRPLLMPVLKDDDLLAGASSSEELAMLRAAEIRSVIVVPLVAGTASLGVLTLVSATSGRYGDSDLAFAQELAGRAASALENARLAAHLQQERAQLLAILDQLPVAVWVAEVPSGRMIAGNRAIAQVTGHAYQPLESVADYATAEWPLARTLLNGEVVENELRQLTDSGGEARFVHLSSAPILDERGTAFLAVATGVDVTERVRAEQAAQAFNVTLEARVQERTAQLEQLNAELDAFSYSVSHDLRTPVRHMQSFAGLLRRALDSGRDGAKYLDMIERAAARMSAMIDDLLAFSKSSQQQLQIVTVDLTALLTEVRLDLAADLPGRQIQWQIGPLPTVRADPGLLRQVLVNLLGNAVKYTRPTDHASIRIWAEENGTETVIHVEDNGIGFDPASAQKLFGVFQRLHHASEFEGNGIGLANVKGIVTRHGGRVWAMSSPGMGATFSFSLPSGA; translated from the coding sequence ATGTCGTCTTCTGACACGCTTTCCCTGCTTACGCACCTGCTCGAAAGTCTGCCGGATGCCGTTCTGTCGGTCGATTCTGCATGGATCTGTACCTACATCAATCCTCAGGCGACCACGCTGCTGGCGTTGCCTGAGAAGGGCGCGGTCGGACGCTCGCTGTGGGAACTGGTGCCTGCCGCTCAGACCCCCGGTGTCAGAGAAGAGTACATGCAGGCCATGCAGCAGCGGGCCGCCCGGAAGTTCGAGTTCTATGCCTCCGCGCTGCATCTGTGGCTGGAAGCGAGGGTTGCGCCGCAGCCGGAGGGCCTCTCGGTCATGCTGCGCGACGTGACCGCCCGGCGCAGCGACGACGATCAGCGGCAACACCTGCTGAATGCCACGCACGCGCTGTCCAGCGGTGCGTCGGAAGCAGAGGTGATCGCGGCGGCGCTGGACATCGGGGCCGGAGCCACGGGCGCGTATGCCGGTGTGGTGATGCGGGTGCGCCCCGACGGAACGTCCATCGATCTGATCGGCTCGCGTGGCTACTCCCAGGATCTGCTGAACCGCTGGGCCACCCTGCCGATGCAGGACGTTTTTCCTATTACCGACGCGGTGCGTTCCAATCGTCCGCTGTTTCTGGGCCTCCAGGCCCTGACCGAGCAGTATCCGGCACTCGGCGCTGCCAGAAGTGACCGGACATGCGCCGCAGCGGTGCTGCCTCTTCCGGCTCATGGGCAGGTGATCGGGGCGCTCGCCCTGAGTTTCGACCACGACCGGGCCTGGACGCCCGGCGACCAAACCTTTTTGACGTCTTTAAGTGCACAGCTCGCCCTCGCGCTGGAGCGGGCACGCTCGCACGACGCCGAGGTTCGCAGAGCAGAGCAGCTCACCTTTCTGGCGCGGGCCAGCGAACTGCTGACCGCCACCCACGCCCCGAAGGAAGTGCTCGAACATATCGTGCATCTGGTGGTGCCGAGACTCTCGGACTGGTGCTCGTTGCAACTGCCGCTGCCATCGGGCGAGTTTGAGCTGGCCGCTCTGGCCCACGTCGACCCTGCCAAACTGGAGGCGGTGCGGAGGTATGAGGCGCGGTTGCCAGCCCGCTGGGACGATGACAGAGGAGCCGGAAAAGTCTTTCAGACGCAGCGCCCGCTGCTCATGCCCGTGCTGAAAGACGATGATCTGCTGGCAGGGGCCAGCAGCTCCGAGGAACTCGCGATGCTCAGGGCGGCAGAAATTCGTTCGGTCATCGTCGTTCCGCTGGTGGCGGGCACTGCGTCGCTCGGCGTGCTGACGCTGGTATCGGCCACGTCCGGACGCTACGGAGACAGCGATCTGGCCTTCGCTCAGGAACTGGCGGGCCGAGCAGCCAGCGCCCTGGAGAATGCCCGACTTGCGGCGCATCTTCAGCAGGAACGCGCTCAGTTGCTGGCAATTCTGGATCAACTGCCGGTGGCGGTCTGGGTGGCCGAGGTCCCGTCTGGCCGGATGATTGCCGGAAACCGTGCCATTGCACAGGTGACGGGCCATGCGTATCAACCCCTGGAGAGCGTGGCAGATTACGCCACCGCCGAATGGCCGCTGGCCCGCACCCTGCTGAACGGCGAGGTGGTCGAGAACGAGCTGAGACAGCTGACAGACAGCGGCGGCGAGGCGCGGTTCGTCCACCTGAGCAGCGCTCCCATTCTCGATGAACGGGGAACGGCCTTTCTGGCGGTCGCAACCGGAGTAGACGTGACAGAGCGCGTCCGTGCCGAACAGGCGGCGCAGGCTTTCAATGTGACGCTCGAAGCCAGGGTGCAGGAGCGAACGGCGCAGCTCGAACAGCTCAACGCCGAGCTGGACGCCTTCAGCTATTCGGTCTCGCACGATCTGCGAACACCGGTTCGGCATATGCAGAGCTTCGCGGGCCTGCTTCGCCGCGCTCTGGACAGTGGCCGCGACGGGGCAAAGTACCTCGACATGATCGAGCGTGCAGCGGCCCGCATGAGCGCCATGATCGACGATCTGCTGGCGTTCTCGAAAAGTTCCCAGCAGCAGCTTCAGATTGTGACAGTCGATCTGACAGCGCTGCTCACCGAGGTGCGGCTCGATCTGGCAGCCGATCTGCCGGGCCGCCAGATTCAGTGGCAGATCGGCCCGTTGCCCACCGTTCGCGCCGATCCGGGGCTGTTGCGGCAGGTGCTGGTGAATCTGCTGGGAAATGCGGTGAAGTATACCCGTCCGACCGATCACGCCAGCATCCGCATCTGGGCCGAGGAGAACGGCACAGAAACGGTGATTCATGTGGAAGACAACGGCATCGGCTTCGATCCGGCGTCGGCCCAGAAGCTGTTCGGCGTGTTCCAGCGGCTGCACCACGCCAGCGAGTTTGAAGGTAACGGCATTGGACTGGCAAACGTCAAAGGCATCGTGACACGGCACGGCGGCAGAGTCTGGGCCATGTCCAGCCCGGGAATGGGTGCCACGTTTTCGTTCAGCCTTCCGTCGGGCGCGTGA
- a CDS encoding GGDEF domain-containing protein, with protein sequence MLLHRDAAYLALDLGEAASAMTHALTCLELARALNDASLQAKAHVALALVQTDSYDDLGAAEQFRQADLLSRAVGDDRGVALVAVNASHSEMERGEYGAATLRLHDLLTSPQAHSLTLGTSQELNQSFHINYVVSASEALMADTVPPERVQEIARQVQESAQFLKTLDAQRDLLAAPLLILAVLDALMRFAVWQGRMLDALELADERVLLAERVQSGGLLGRALYERSRVYALMRHWQAAISDLEQATEQFEATEQAPLVVRAREALAEAFANTGRFQEAFEAQREVTRRVERLYRAYYQQRALVGQVAQQAREAEVRASALAEAALRDPLTGIPNRTYAMQQLARLHLASDSASAVAFIDLDNFKSVNDRYGHLIGDAVLTRIAQTLSSNIREQDCLARFGGEEFILLFSGLPMAEAVSACDRLRSLLVHLDWQAVVPGLHTTASFGVAALNHSQPLNHTLQAADDALYAAKAAGRNRVCSSDQLWSPDQQQV encoded by the coding sequence GTGTTGCTGCACCGCGACGCTGCCTATCTGGCCCTCGATCTTGGAGAAGCGGCCAGTGCCATGACGCACGCCCTGACGTGCCTCGAACTTGCCCGCGCCCTGAACGACGCCTCGCTTCAGGCCAAAGCTCATGTTGCGCTGGCGCTGGTACAGACAGATTCATATGACGATCTGGGCGCTGCCGAGCAGTTTCGGCAGGCAGACCTGCTCTCGCGGGCCGTCGGTGATGACCGGGGCGTGGCGCTCGTGGCCGTCAATGCTTCGCACAGCGAGATGGAGCGCGGTGAATACGGCGCGGCCACCCTGCGGCTTCACGACCTCCTGACCTCACCGCAGGCCCACAGCCTGACGCTGGGAACGTCTCAGGAACTGAATCAGTCCTTTCATATCAATTATGTCGTGAGTGCGTCGGAAGCGCTGATGGCAGACACGGTGCCGCCCGAGCGGGTGCAGGAGATCGCCCGGCAGGTGCAGGAATCGGCGCAGTTTCTGAAGACTCTGGATGCACAGCGCGACCTGCTCGCCGCGCCTCTGCTGATTCTGGCAGTTCTGGACGCACTGATGCGCTTTGCCGTGTGGCAGGGCAGGATGCTCGACGCGCTTGAACTGGCCGACGAGCGCGTTCTGCTGGCTGAGCGGGTACAGAGCGGCGGGTTGCTAGGGCGGGCGCTGTACGAGCGGAGCCGCGTATACGCGCTGATGCGGCACTGGCAAGCGGCGATCAGCGATCTGGAACAGGCGACCGAGCAGTTCGAGGCCACCGAGCAGGCCCCTCTGGTGGTGCGTGCGCGTGAAGCGCTGGCCGAAGCGTTTGCCAACACCGGGCGCTTTCAGGAGGCGTTCGAGGCTCAGCGGGAAGTCACGCGCCGTGTCGAGCGGCTGTACCGGGCGTATTACCAGCAGCGTGCCCTGGTCGGACAGGTGGCGCAGCAGGCCCGCGAGGCGGAAGTGCGTGCCAGTGCGCTGGCCGAGGCAGCCCTGCGCGATCCGCTGACGGGCATTCCCAACCGCACGTATGCCATGCAGCAGCTTGCGAGGCTGCATCTGGCGTCGGACAGCGCGAGTGCCGTCGCCTTCATCGATCTCGACAATTTCAAGAGCGTCAACGACCGGTATGGTCATCTCATCGGCGACGCCGTCCTGACCCGCATCGCGCAGACCCTGAGCAGTAATATCCGCGAACAGGACTGTCTGGCCCGGTTCGGCGGAGAAGAATTCATTCTGCTGTTCAGTGGCCTGCCGATGGCCGAAGCCGTGAGCGCCTGTGACCGCCTCAGAAGTCTGCTGGTTCATCTCGACTGGCAGGCGGTGGTGCCCGGCCTGCACACCACCGCCAGTTTCGGGGTAGCCGCCCTCAATCACAGCCAGCCGCTCAATCACACCCTTCAGGCCGCAGACGACGCGCTGTACGCTGCCAAAGCAGCCGGGCGCAACCGGGTCTGCTCTTCCGATCAGCTGTGGTCGCCCGACCAGCAGCAGGTCTGA
- a CDS encoding glycoside hydrolase family 2 TIM barrel-domain containing protein: MTILHPTVSSPLLLGSVKPWQSPELQQLGRLPARATLYPFADPEQARAGRREASPWVQMLNGEWDFLLVDRPEDVPASFVAGAVPPGWTTLPVPGNWTLHTADRPHYTNVQMPFPELPPQVPAANPTGLYRRSFQIPAAWQTRRTVLHVGGAESVLYVWVNGQMVGLSKDSRLPAEFDLTPYLTDGENTLACAVVKWSDASFIEDQDQWWMGGIHREVYLYSTPHTHLQDVQVRAQPSDDGADGTLEVMIGVGTAELLTGLPSGAQALVQLYAPGGEAVFAQPLAPSPRAANLPRHQLRFTAPVPAPELWSAERPALYTAVVLLYAPDGTLHDCTSVRCGFRRVEVRNRQLLINGQPVRILGVNRHDHDDQRGSAVTREGMRQDALLMKRHNINAVRASHYPNDPYWLDLCDELGLYVFDEANIESHAFYHDLCSDPRYASAFLERGLRMVERDKNHSAIIVWSLGNESGYGPNHDALAGWIRHRDPTRPLHYEGAVAVAGWAEGRAATDLICPMYPALEAVVAWAQNEQTPEQRPLIMCEYSHAMGNSNGGLSDYFAAFDQYAGLQGGFIWEWCDHGLLVPDARGNGQHWAYGGDFGDVPNDMNFVCDGLVFPDRTPHTGLLEYRYLARPVRVLSWQNGHLTLENRRWFSDLSDLNGSWELLLDGDPVAEGELPRLHTAPGSTEELPLDVPLAWEGKELHLNVRFRLREATSWADAGHEVGMDQLDLSGLLETRVQAVPAPASVALPPVDIRRSEDGWSLHAGTVQVEVSATRGRLEAYRAAGELLFSVGPELELWRAPTDNDGLKLAWHRAAAGERFAGQDVDQAWVNCVLPRWLAAGYDAAPLRVRHASAELLPGGSALVRLETARETLAGEVRHLQTCRIDQQGTLHFEHVFEVAEGLPELPRLGVSLEVPGELETLEWFGRGPWENYRDRCAAAHVGRYRRSVSADYVPYIMPQEHGNKTGVRWLTLSGARSSGLKVQAGDTGLEASASHFTPRDLEYALHTDDLTPRAAVFLHLDHLQRGLGTATCGPDTAEAFRIRPGRYVSRHSLGPVNVQ; the protein is encoded by the coding sequence ATGACCATTCTCCATCCGACTGTCTCGTCGCCGCTGCTGCTGGGCAGCGTGAAGCCCTGGCAGAGTCCGGAGCTGCAACAGCTGGGCCGTCTGCCTGCCCGCGCCACGCTGTATCCGTTTGCCGACCCCGAACAGGCGCGGGCGGGCAGGCGCGAAGCCTCGCCGTGGGTGCAGATGCTGAATGGGGAGTGGGATTTCCTGCTGGTAGACCGGCCCGAAGACGTGCCCGCGTCGTTTGTGGCAGGCGCGGTGCCGCCCGGCTGGACGACCCTGCCGGTGCCGGGAAACTGGACGCTGCACACCGCTGACCGCCCACATTACACCAACGTGCAGATGCCCTTTCCCGAGCTGCCCCCACAGGTGCCCGCCGCCAACCCCACCGGACTGTATCGCCGCAGCTTCCAGATTCCGGCGGCGTGGCAGACCCGGCGCACAGTGCTGCATGTGGGCGGGGCCGAGAGCGTGCTGTACGTATGGGTCAACGGGCAGATGGTGGGGCTGTCGAAAGACTCCAGACTTCCCGCCGAGTTCGACCTGACCCCGTATCTGACAGACGGCGAGAATACGCTGGCCTGCGCGGTGGTGAAGTGGTCGGACGCCAGTTTCATCGAAGACCAGGACCAGTGGTGGATGGGCGGCATTCACCGCGAGGTGTACCTGTACAGCACGCCGCACACCCATTTGCAGGATGTTCAGGTGCGGGCGCAGCCGAGCGACGACGGCGCAGACGGCACGCTGGAAGTGATGATCGGCGTGGGCACGGCAGAGCTGCTGACGGGCCTGCCCTCCGGCGCACAGGCGCTCGTGCAGCTGTATGCGCCGGGCGGAGAGGCGGTCTTCGCGCAGCCGCTGGCACCCAGCCCCAGGGCCGCGAACCTGCCCCGCCATCAGCTGCGATTTACCGCCCCGGTGCCTGCGCCCGAGCTGTGGTCGGCGGAGCGTCCGGCGCTGTATACCGCTGTGGTGCTGCTGTACGCCCCAGACGGCACGCTGCACGACTGTACCTCGGTGCGCTGCGGCTTCCGGCGCGTGGAAGTCCGGAACCGTCAACTGCTGATCAACGGGCAGCCGGTGCGGATTCTGGGCGTCAACCGCCACGACCACGACGATCAGCGCGGCAGCGCCGTGACCCGTGAGGGTATGCGGCAAGACGCCCTGCTGATGAAGCGGCACAACATCAACGCGGTGCGGGCCAGCCACTATCCCAACGATCCGTACTGGCTCGATCTGTGCGACGAACTGGGCCTGTACGTCTTCGACGAGGCCAATATCGAGAGCCACGCCTTCTACCACGACCTGTGCAGCGATCCGCGCTACGCCAGCGCCTTTCTGGAACGCGGCCTGAGAATGGTCGAGCGCGACAAGAACCATTCGGCGATCATCGTGTGGTCGCTGGGCAACGAGAGCGGTTACGGCCCCAACCACGACGCTCTGGCAGGCTGGATTCGCCACCGCGATCCCACGCGCCCGCTGCACTACGAGGGCGCGGTGGCAGTGGCGGGCTGGGCAGAGGGGCGGGCCGCCACCGACCTGATCTGCCCGATGTACCCGGCGCTCGAAGCCGTCGTCGCCTGGGCGCAGAACGAGCAGACGCCGGAGCAGCGCCCCCTGATCATGTGCGAGTACTCGCATGCGATGGGCAACAGCAACGGCGGCCTGAGCGACTATTTCGCGGCCTTCGACCAGTATGCGGGCCTCCAGGGGGGCTTCATCTGGGAGTGGTGCGACCACGGTCTGCTGGTGCCGGACGCCCGTGGAAACGGGCAGCATTGGGCCTACGGCGGCGATTTCGGAGACGTGCCCAACGACATGAACTTCGTGTGCGACGGCCTGGTATTTCCAGACCGCACGCCGCACACCGGGCTGCTGGAATACCGGTATCTGGCCCGCCCAGTACGCGTGCTGAGCTGGCAGAACGGACATCTGACGCTGGAAAATCGGCGCTGGTTCTCCGATCTGAGCGACCTGAACGGCTCGTGGGAACTGCTGCTGGACGGTGACCCGGTGGCTGAGGGCGAGTTACCCCGGCTGCACACCGCGCCCGGCAGCACCGAGGAACTGCCGCTGGATGTGCCGCTGGCCTGGGAAGGAAAGGAGCTGCATCTCAATGTCCGCTTCCGGCTGCGGGAGGCGACCTCCTGGGCCGATGCGGGCCATGAAGTCGGGATGGATCAGCTCGACCTGTCGGGCCTGCTGGAAACCAGGGTGCAGGCTGTCCCGGCTCCGGCTTCTGTGGCTCTGCCGCCCGTAGACATTCGCCGGAGCGAGGACGGGTGGAGCCTTCACGCCGGAACTGTGCAGGTCGAGGTGTCGGCAACGCGGGGCCGACTGGAGGCGTACCGCGCTGCGGGCGAACTGCTGTTCAGTGTCGGCCCGGAGCTGGAACTGTGGCGTGCCCCCACCGACAACGACGGCCTGAAACTGGCGTGGCACCGCGCCGCTGCAGGCGAACGCTTCGCCGGGCAGGACGTCGATCAGGCGTGGGTCAACTGCGTGCTGCCGCGCTGGCTGGCTGCCGGATACGACGCTGCGCCGCTGCGGGTACGCCACGCCAGCGCCGAACTGTTACCCGGCGGGTCGGCCCTGGTGCGGCTGGAAACGGCCCGCGAAACGCTGGCGGGCGAGGTGCGCCACCTTCAGACCTGCCGCATAGATCAGCAGGGCACGCTGCACTTCGAACACGTATTCGAGGTGGCCGAGGGTCTGCCGGAACTGCCCCGGCTGGGCGTGTCGCTGGAAGTTCCCGGCGAGCTGGAAACGCTGGAATGGTTCGGACGCGGGCCGTGGGAAAACTACCGCGACCGCTGTGCGGCGGCCCATGTCGGGCGCTACCGCCGCAGCGTGAGCGCCGATTATGTGCCGTACATCATGCCGCAGGAACACGGCAACAAAACGGGCGTGCGCTGGCTGACCCTGAGCGGCGCTCGTTCTTCAGGGCTGAAGGTACAGGCGGGCGACACCGGTCTGGAAGCCAGCGCCAGCCATTTCACCCCCCGCGACCTCGAATATGCCCTCCACACCGACGACCTGACGCCCAGGGCAGCGGTCTTCCTGCATCTCGATCACCTTCAGCGCGGCCTGGGTACCGCGACGTGTGGCCCCGACACCGCCGAAGCCTTCCGCATCCGCCCGGGCCGCTACGTGTCGCGCCACTCGCTCGGCCCTGTCAACGTGCAATAA